In Candidatus Contubernalis alkalaceticus, the following proteins share a genomic window:
- a CDS encoding DUF4920 domain-containing protein produces the protein MMSKKMLHLISNALILFVVISLMGCSIGQKKKYGQPIDSESGQLVEIESLFADTQNYQGKNVIVEAKVVQVCQASGCWIIVSEGAEQLFVQFYDFTVTMSAGTPIRVQGEIRIRNQVPYLAGQGLEVLL, from the coding sequence ATGATGTCAAAAAAAATGCTGCATTTAATTAGTAATGCCTTGATACTATTTGTTGTTATTAGTTTAATGGGCTGCAGTATAGGTCAGAAAAAAAAGTATGGGCAACCCATAGACAGTGAATCTGGACAGTTGGTGGAGATAGAATCTCTGTTTGCTGATACCCAAAACTATCAGGGAAAGAATGTTATAGTGGAAGCGAAAGTGGTTCAAGTCTGCCAGGCCTCAGGCTGCTGGATTATAGTATCAGAGGGGGCTGAGCAGCTGTTTGTTCAATTCTATGATTTTACGGTAACAATGTCTGCCGGCACTCCAATTCGGGTTCAAGGAGAGATTAGAATTCGAAATCAGGTGCCGTACCTGGCAGGCCAGGGGTTGGAAGTTCTGCTTTAG
- the rho gene encoding transcription termination factor Rho: protein MMEAVYKDLKIETLEKMTLPELGKIAQEQEVKGYTTLKKKDLIFAIMKAAAEQEGYSFDEGVLDIMPDGFGFLRNKSYLPGNEDIYISASQIKRFDLRTGDQVSGKVRRPKDNERYYALLHVGAVNGSDPEKASKRPYFPSLTPVHPHEQLILETSPQQFATRIIDLLVPIGKGQRGLIVSPPKAGKTLLLKKIANSLTENYPALELIVLLIDERPEEVTDMRRSVKGDVLSSTFDEQPQNHVRLAEMVLERAQRLVEHGRDVVILLDSITRLARAYNLVIPPSGRTLSGGIDPGAFHKPKRFFGAARNMEEGGSLTILATALVETGSRMDDVIYEEFKGTGNMEIHLERKLAERRVFPAIDINKSGTRREELLLPEKKLELMWTLRRAMHSSSPGEFVELLISKLSKTVSNEEFLANMHNL from the coding sequence ATGATGGAAGCAGTTTACAAGGATTTAAAAATAGAAACTCTAGAAAAGATGACCCTGCCTGAGCTGGGAAAAATAGCTCAGGAACAGGAGGTCAAAGGGTATACAACCCTTAAGAAGAAAGATCTAATATTTGCCATAATGAAAGCGGCAGCGGAACAGGAGGGTTATTCCTTTGATGAAGGGGTTTTAGATATTATGCCCGATGGTTTTGGTTTTCTCCGGAACAAATCTTATCTTCCCGGGAATGAAGATATTTATATATCTGCTTCTCAAATCAAGCGCTTTGACCTGCGTACCGGGGATCAGGTAAGTGGTAAAGTAAGAAGGCCTAAGGATAATGAGCGCTATTATGCTCTGCTGCATGTTGGCGCTGTCAACGGATCGGACCCGGAAAAGGCTTCCAAAAGACCTTACTTTCCCTCTCTTACTCCGGTTCATCCTCATGAACAGCTTATACTTGAGACCTCTCCCCAACAGTTTGCTACCCGAATTATTGACCTGTTAGTCCCCATTGGAAAGGGGCAGCGGGGCCTGATTGTTTCTCCCCCCAAGGCTGGAAAAACCCTTCTTTTAAAAAAGATCGCCAACAGTTTGACCGAAAACTATCCGGCCTTAGAATTGATCGTGCTTTTAATTGATGAAAGGCCTGAAGAGGTAACGGACATGCGTCGTTCCGTAAAGGGTGATGTTTTAAGCTCTACCTTTGACGAACAGCCGCAGAACCATGTGCGGTTGGCTGAAATGGTATTGGAGAGGGCACAGCGTTTGGTGGAGCATGGTAGGGACGTGGTGATTTTATTAGACAGCATCACCAGGTTGGCCCGGGCCTATAACCTGGTGATTCCCCCCAGCGGCAGAACCCTTTCCGGAGGGATTGACCCCGGCGCTTTTCACAAGCCCAAGCGTTTTTTTGGTGCCGCAAGAAACATGGAAGAAGGGGGCAGCCTAACTATCTTAGCCACCGCCCTGGTGGAAACCGGCAGCCGCATGGATGATGTTATTTATGAGGAGTTCAAAGGTACTGGAAATATGGAGATTCATTTAGAAAGAAAACTGGCGGAGAGGAGAGTTTTCCCGGCTATAGATATAAACAAGTCGGGGACCCGAAGAGAAGAACTGCTGCTGCCGGAGAAAAAGCTGGAGCTGATGTGGACCCTAAGGAGAGCTATGCATAGTTCCAGCCCGGGGGAATTCGTGGAACTGCTCATCAGCAAGCTGTCTAAGACTGTTTCAAACGAAGAATTTTTAGCCAATATGCATAATTTATAG
- a CDS encoding stage II sporulation protein R, translating into MRKTLWIFILLALMAFQGYHSFFTESLSGSVPEEQQIIMVGGESLDKEEALRFHVVAHSDEPRDQEIKEQVTREVLVFMADRLKEAETKEQARELLKEKMPLIQALVEQELETAGTPHGVEISLEQEIFPSRQYIFGEFPAGEYEALRIVIGSGAGENWWCVLFPPLCFNHLPEDKQGKDKDSIKGILDSRCTEDSLQGSKEDSLNQTPCQDSSNNSTENEGGEVEVRFRVVEWVNNLLPSYYGFGRRD; encoded by the coding sequence ATGAGAAAAACCCTGTGGATATTCATACTGCTGGCGTTAATGGCTTTTCAGGGGTATCACAGTTTTTTTACCGAAAGCCTTTCTGGTTCCGTGCCGGAGGAACAACAGATAATCATGGTGGGGGGAGAATCCCTGGACAAAGAAGAAGCACTGCGTTTCCACGTGGTGGCTCACAGTGATGAGCCCAGGGATCAAGAGATTAAAGAACAGGTAACCCGGGAAGTATTGGTTTTTATGGCGGACCGTCTAAAAGAGGCAGAAACCAAAGAGCAGGCACGGGAATTATTGAAGGAAAAGATGCCTTTGATTCAGGCGCTGGTGGAGCAGGAGCTGGAGACGGCGGGCACTCCCCATGGGGTAGAAATAAGTTTAGAGCAGGAGATATTTCCTTCCAGGCAGTATATTTTCGGAGAATTTCCTGCGGGGGAATATGAGGCTCTGCGGATTGTCATCGGCAGCGGAGCCGGGGAAAATTGGTGGTGTGTTCTTTTTCCACCCTTGTGTTTTAACCACCTCCCTGAAGATAAGCAGGGAAAAGACAAAGACAGTATTAAAGGGATTTTAGACAGCCGCTGCACCGAAGACAGCCTCCAGGGATCTAAAGAGGATTCCTTGAACCAGACACCCTGCCAGGATTCCTCAAATAACTCAACGGAAAACGAAGGCGGGGAAGTAGAAGTGCGGTTTAGGGTGGTGGAATGGGTAAATAACCTGCTGCCCTCCTATTACGGTTTTGGACGTAGAGATTAA
- a CDS encoding ABC transporter ATP-binding protein: MIQTVSATKIYKRGGEEVYALDRLSLEIKKGELLGILGPSGSGKSTLMNLMGLLDRPTGGSIDIFGLPVEKLSNKEREKLRRETIGFIFQQFLLVPTMTALQNVMLPMYFSGRQKARQRAQELLERVGLTERFNHLPSQMSGGETQRVAVARALANQPEILLADEPTGNLDSKTAEEVFSLFKDINRSGTTVVIVTHNTKMSAQLPRIITLQDGRMMDDVKKNAAFN, from the coding sequence GTGATTCAGACGGTTAGTGCTACTAAAATTTATAAACGTGGAGGCGAGGAAGTTTATGCCCTGGATCGTTTATCTTTGGAAATTAAAAAAGGTGAATTGCTGGGGATCCTGGGGCCATCCGGTTCGGGAAAATCTACTTTAATGAACCTTATGGGCCTTTTGGACCGTCCCACGGGAGGCAGCATTGATATTTTTGGCCTCCCGGTAGAAAAATTAAGTAATAAAGAGAGGGAAAAACTTCGCAGAGAAACCATAGGTTTTATATTTCAACAGTTTCTGCTGGTTCCCACCATGACAGCCCTGCAAAATGTAATGCTGCCGATGTATTTTTCCGGCAGGCAAAAGGCAAGGCAGCGGGCCCAGGAGCTGTTGGAACGGGTAGGTCTCACTGAACGTTTTAATCACCTGCCTTCTCAAATGAGTGGCGGTGAAACCCAGCGAGTTGCTGTAGCCCGGGCTCTGGCTAACCAACCGGAGATACTGCTGGCTGATGAACCTACCGGTAACCTGGACAGCAAAACGGCTGAGGAAGTATTTTCCTTGTTTAAAGATATTAACCGTTCAGGCACAACAGTGGTCATAGTTACTCACAATACTAAAATGTCGGCTCAACTACCTCGAATTATTACATTGCAGGACGGGAGGATGATGGATGATGTCAAAAAAAATGCTGCATTTAATTAG
- the sigG gene encoding RNA polymerase sporulation sigma factor SigG, producing the protein MLPRKVEISGVNTFKLPTLTNKEIMELFKRLRQGQEEVREELINGNLRLVLSVMKKFNNRGEYVDDLFQVGCIGLMKAIDNFDLSQNVQFSTYAVPMIIGEIKRYLRDNSSLRVSRSLKLLAQKIMHTRDKLARVNQAEPTVGDIAKELGITNEEVVFAFNANYDPVSLHEPVFNDPTDPVYVMDLISDQKQSSDLWVEDLALNEALSKLPKREKDIMEMRFFQGKTQMEVAEEIGISQAQVSRIEKTALKFIRSNLQAEE; encoded by the coding sequence ATGCTGCCTCGAAAAGTGGAAATAAGTGGAGTGAACACTTTTAAACTTCCTACCTTGACCAATAAAGAGATTATGGAACTCTTTAAGCGTCTGCGGCAGGGACAAGAAGAGGTCCGGGAAGAGTTAATTAATGGAAATCTCCGATTGGTTTTAAGCGTTATGAAAAAATTTAACAACCGCGGTGAATATGTAGATGACCTGTTCCAGGTAGGCTGCATCGGATTGATGAAAGCTATAGATAATTTTGACCTCAGTCAGAATGTTCAGTTTTCAACCTATGCAGTGCCCATGATTATAGGAGAAATTAAGCGATATCTCAGGGACAATAGTTCCCTTAGGGTGAGCCGCTCCTTAAAATTACTGGCCCAAAAAATCATGCATACCCGGGATAAACTGGCCAGGGTCAACCAGGCAGAGCCTACAGTAGGGGATATTGCCAAGGAGCTGGGGATTACCAACGAAGAAGTAGTATTTGCCTTCAATGCCAACTATGACCCTGTCTCTCTACATGAACCGGTTTTCAACGACCCCACCGATCCTGTTTATGTAATGGATTTGATAAGTGACCAGAAACAGAGCTCTGATTTATGGGTGGAGGATTTGGCCCTAAATGAAGCCCTTAGCAAGCTGCCAAAGCGGGAAAAGGATATTATGGAAATGAGATTCTTTCAGGGTAAAACTCAAATGGAAGTTGCAGAGGAGATAGGTATTTCTCAGGCCCAGGTTTCCCGAATAGAAAAAACAGCCCTGAAGTTTATTCGCAGCAACCTTCAGGCGGAGGAGTAG
- the rpmE gene encoding 50S ribosomal protein L31, whose translation MKAKIHPEYHATTIKCACGKVFEIGSTKKDLKVEICSACHPFFTGKQKFVDAGGRVERFKRKYGRN comes from the coding sequence TTGAAAGCAAAGATTCATCCTGAATATCACGCAACTACTATTAAATGTGCCTGTGGCAAGGTTTTTGAAATCGGATCCACAAAAAAAGATCTGAAAGTGGAAATATGTTCAGCATGCCACCCCTTCTTTACAGGGAAACAGAAATTTGTAGATGCCGGCGGACGGGTAGAGAGATTTAAACGTAAATACGGCAGGAATTAA
- the nikR gene encoding nickel-responsive transcriptional regulator NikR, translating into MSKLIRFGVSMNEQLLEKFDQQIVKKGYSNRSEAVRDLIRNQLVQLEWEDENQEVAGTVTLVYDHHVRGLTNVLMEIQHDFHNLVLSTMHVHLDHYNCLEVLVIKGKASDTRKLAEKLISIKGVKHGQLSITSTGKNLD; encoded by the coding sequence ATGAGCAAATTAATACGTTTTGGTGTTTCCATGAACGAACAGCTTTTAGAAAAATTTGACCAACAAATTGTCAAGAAGGGCTATAGCAACCGGTCAGAAGCGGTCCGAGACCTTATCCGCAACCAGTTGGTTCAGCTGGAGTGGGAGGACGAAAACCAGGAGGTGGCAGGGACTGTTACTCTGGTATATGACCACCATGTAAGGGGGCTTACCAACGTTTTAATGGAGATACAGCACGACTTCCATAACCTGGTACTGTCCACCATGCACGTGCATCTGGACCATTACAACTGCCTGGAGGTGCTGGTGATTAAGGGAAAAGCTTCGGATACCCGTAAACTGGCGGAAAAACTTATCAGCATCAAAGGGGTTAAACACGGACAGCTTTCAATTACCAGTACCGGCAAAAACCTGGACTAA
- a CDS encoding peptidoglycan DD-metalloendopeptidase family protein codes for MVGKLRCSCWVLLMAAFLFTVFPNNVQALEQSAAANIRPPFLDKLIEYVDKNNPQEEEVEPEEEEDLVEIIFHRVQSGETVDSIADRYKSSGEVIALNNHLNTSTQIQEGEVLRITRGYMIIHEVAQGDTIWDIASEYSIGRNELLDVNNVDNPEQLQIGETLIIPADKTSLEKVAAENDAQATIAARSASTLTLSRQSPSSPQFIWPADGWISSHFGPRSGGYHFGLDIAVPTGTPLLAIASGNVEYSGWRGGYGRAVILDHGDGWRSLYGHASRLEVSQGQWVNQGQVIALAGETGDATGPHLHLEIIKNGEKLNPINHLPKR; via the coding sequence ATGGTTGGGAAATTGCGCTGTTCTTGCTGGGTTTTACTGATGGCAGCCTTTTTGTTTACGGTTTTTCCAAATAATGTCCAGGCCCTGGAACAGTCGGCGGCGGCCAATATTCGCCCGCCTTTTTTAGATAAGTTAATAGAATATGTGGACAAAAACAATCCTCAGGAAGAGGAAGTAGAGCCGGAGGAAGAAGAGGACCTTGTGGAGATAATCTTTCATCGGGTTCAGAGTGGGGAGACTGTGGACAGTATAGCTGACCGGTACAAGTCTTCGGGGGAGGTAATTGCCCTGAATAACCATCTAAACACATCAACCCAGATCCAGGAGGGGGAGGTTCTTAGAATTACTCGGGGGTATATGATTATCCATGAAGTTGCTCAAGGGGACACCATCTGGGATATAGCGTCAGAATACAGCATCGGCAGAAATGAACTGTTGGATGTCAACAATGTAGATAATCCTGAACAACTGCAGATTGGAGAAACTCTGATTATCCCGGCGGATAAAACCAGCCTGGAAAAGGTGGCAGCGGAAAATGACGCTCAAGCTACGATTGCTGCCCGCAGCGCCAGCACCCTTACTCTCAGTCGTCAATCTCCTTCATCGCCCCAATTTATTTGGCCTGCTGACGGCTGGATATCCTCTCACTTTGGACCCCGGAGCGGGGGGTATCATTTTGGACTGGATATTGCGGTGCCCACAGGGACTCCTCTGCTGGCCATTGCTTCTGGAAACGTAGAATATTCCGGCTGGAGAGGCGGTTATGGCCGGGCAGTGATCCTTGACCACGGTGATGGTTGGAGAAGCCTGTACGGTCACGCTTCCCGTCTGGAGGTAAGCCAAGGCCAGTGGGTGAACCAGGGCCAGGTGATTGCCCTGGCAGGGGAAACCGGAGATGCTACGGGACCTCACCTGCACCTGGAAATTATTAAAAATGGCGAAAAGCTGAACCCTATAAATCATCTGCCCAAAAGGTAA
- the prmC gene encoding peptide chain release factor N(5)-glutamine methyltransferase: protein MKNATIKEALKGASLQLKEAGIPGCGSEGVLLLAFCMKKDRVFIYAHPEEEISSEQLEHFQELVRKRVSGVPYHYIVGSKEFMGLDFKVTPEVLVPRPETEILCQTVLDYIEGRYLGPLRLLDLCCGSGVLAVTLAKRLPSCRVWAVDLCPKALKVAKENAEFHRVSKKITFLEGDLWEPLRVQEELTFHVVVSNPPYVATGELAALQREVKGHEPLLALQGGKDGLNFYRRIFGSLHNFLKPQGMTALEMGKGQMLKVKSLAASTGIFETLDVVKDYSGIERVLVALSGKNGLSKLP from the coding sequence ATGAAGAATGCAACAATAAAAGAAGCCCTGAAAGGGGCTTCTCTACAGTTAAAAGAGGCGGGAATTCCTGGCTGTGGCAGTGAAGGAGTGCTGCTTTTGGCCTTTTGCATGAAAAAAGACCGGGTGTTTATATATGCACATCCTGAAGAGGAAATATCTTCTGAACAGCTGGAGCATTTTCAGGAACTGGTGCGCAAAAGGGTTTCCGGTGTGCCCTATCATTATATCGTAGGAAGTAAGGAGTTTATGGGCCTGGATTTTAAGGTAACCCCTGAAGTCTTGGTTCCCAGGCCGGAAACAGAGATACTGTGCCAGACTGTCCTGGATTATATAGAGGGGCGATATTTAGGGCCCCTTCGCCTTCTTGACCTGTGCTGCGGAAGTGGAGTACTGGCCGTAACCCTGGCCAAAAGGCTGCCCTCCTGTCGGGTATGGGCTGTGGATCTGTGCCCTAAAGCTCTTAAGGTAGCAAAAGAAAACGCTGAATTTCATAGAGTATCCAAAAAAATCACCTTTTTAGAAGGTGACCTGTGGGAACCCCTCCGTGTTCAAGAGGAGCTTACTTTTCACGTGGTTGTTTCCAATCCTCCTTATGTAGCCACCGGGGAACTGGCTGCACTGCAGCGGGAAGTTAAGGGCCATGAACCGCTGCTGGCTCTCCAGGGAGGTAAAGATGGGCTGAACTTTTACCGAAGAATATTTGGCAGCCTTCATAATTTTTTAAAACCTCAGGGCATGACGGCCCTGGAGATGGGAAAGGGTCAAATGCTCAAGGTTAAGTCCCTGGCGGCCTCCACAGGAATATTTGAAACTTTGGATGTTGTAAAAGACTACAGCGGTATAGAACGGGTGCTAGTGGCCCTATCCGGGAAGAATGGCCTAAGCAAACTGCCTTAG
- the cysK gene encoding cysteine synthase A, with amino-acid sequence MSGIAGNLTDLIGNTPLLELSNYNCINGLKSKLIAKLEYFNPAGSVKDRIGYAMIKDAEEKGLIGRGSVIIEPTSGNTGIALAFVSAARGYRLILTMPDTMSIERRNLLKALGAELVLTPGVKGMKGAIAKAEELAAKTPRSFILQQFKNPANSEIHRRATAEEIWRDTGGQVDIFVGGVGTGGTITGVGEVIKSRKTGFQVIAVEPYDSPVLSGGVPGPHKIQGIGAGFVPEVLNLDIIDEIIKVKNQDAVDTTRNLARTEGLLVGISSGAAVFAALQVAKRPINKDKIIVVLLPDTGERYLSTILYHHP; translated from the coding sequence ATATCTGGTATAGCCGGGAATTTAACCGATTTGATTGGAAACACACCACTGCTTGAATTGTCTAACTACAACTGTATAAATGGTCTAAAGTCCAAATTGATTGCAAAGCTGGAATATTTTAATCCTGCCGGGAGCGTAAAGGATAGGATTGGCTATGCCATGATCAAGGATGCAGAAGAGAAGGGCTTGATAGGCAGAGGTTCAGTAATCATAGAACCTACCAGTGGCAACACCGGCATTGCCCTGGCTTTTGTATCTGCCGCCAGGGGCTACAGGCTGATACTTACCATGCCTGACACCATGAGCATTGAAAGAAGAAACTTGTTAAAAGCTCTGGGGGCCGAATTAGTTCTAACCCCGGGGGTTAAAGGTATGAAAGGGGCAATTGCCAAGGCTGAAGAGTTGGCGGCAAAAACACCCCGTTCATTTATCCTGCAGCAGTTTAAAAATCCTGCAAATTCGGAAATACATCGGAGGGCTACGGCAGAAGAAATTTGGAGGGATACTGGTGGGCAGGTAGATATATTTGTGGGTGGGGTGGGCACCGGAGGAACTATTACCGGAGTAGGTGAAGTGATAAAATCCCGTAAAACCGGTTTTCAGGTTATAGCCGTGGAGCCCTATGATTCACCGGTTCTCTCCGGCGGCGTTCCAGGCCCTCATAAGATTCAGGGAATTGGGGCTGGTTTTGTGCCGGAGGTGCTGAACTTAGATATTATCGATGAAATAATAAAGGTTAAAAACCAGGATGCTGTTGATACCACAAGGAATCTTGCCAGGACCGAGGGGCTGCTGGTGGGAATATCATCAGGGGCAGCAGTTTTTGCCGCCTTACAGGTGGCTAAAAGGCCGATAAACAAAGATAAAATAATCGTTGTCTTGCTGCCTGATACAGGGGAAAGGTATTTGTCGACAATTCTATACCACCATCCTTAA
- the glpX gene encoding class II fructose-bisphosphatase, producing the protein MERELALEFVRVTEAAALASARLMGRGDKIAADQAAVDAMRRTFDTVFVDGTVVIGEGEMDEAPMLYTGEKVGTGDEPQVDVAVDPLEGTNLVAKGLPNSLSVLAVSGRGCLLHAPDIYMDKIAVGPKAAGSIHLDAPVKDNLKAVAKALHRNVEDLVAIILDRPRHQRIIQEVREAGARVKLITDGDVSAAIATAVEDTGVDILFGIGGAPEGVLAAAALKCLGGEIQARLYPEDHEDKEKIINMGIADMNKLLLLDDLVKDDDVIFAATGITDGDMLKGVRFLGKTASTHSLVMRGKTGTIRFVEAVHRLDKKPQFVVSRDCS; encoded by the coding sequence TTGGAGAGAGAACTAGCGCTGGAATTTGTAAGGGTAACAGAGGCGGCAGCTTTGGCTTCAGCCAGGTTAATGGGCCGGGGGGATAAAATTGCTGCGGATCAGGCAGCAGTGGATGCCATGCGCCGAACCTTTGATACTGTATTTGTTGACGGCACAGTAGTTATTGGAGAAGGGGAAATGGATGAAGCCCCCATGCTTTACACCGGAGAAAAGGTAGGAACAGGAGATGAACCTCAGGTGGATGTCGCTGTGGATCCTTTGGAGGGGACTAACCTGGTGGCCAAGGGCCTGCCCAACTCTCTGTCGGTCCTGGCGGTATCGGGACGGGGATGCCTGCTGCATGCTCCGGACATATATATGGACAAGATTGCCGTGGGGCCAAAAGCGGCAGGGTCAATACACCTTGATGCCCCTGTAAAGGATAATCTTAAGGCTGTGGCTAAAGCGTTACATAGAAATGTAGAGGACCTGGTAGCCATCATCCTGGACCGCCCCCGTCACCAGAGGATTATTCAGGAGGTTAGGGAGGCGGGAGCCCGGGTAAAATTAATTACTGACGGTGATGTTTCTGCTGCTATTGCCACCGCAGTGGAGGATACCGGCGTAGATATTCTTTTTGGAATCGGTGGGGCGCCGGAGGGGGTTCTTGCTGCTGCCGCGTTGAAATGCCTGGGAGGGGAAATTCAGGCCCGGCTTTACCCCGAGGACCATGAGGACAAAGAAAAAATTATTAATATGGGTATTGCCGATATGAACAAGCTTCTTCTGTTGGACGACCTGGTAAAAGACGATGACGTTATCTTTGCCGCCACCGGCATAACCGATGGTGATATGCTCAAGGGTGTGCGATTTTTAGGAAAGACTGCCTCCACCCATTCACTGGTCATGAGGGGTAAGACCGGCACCATCAGGTTCGTGGAGGCTGTGCACCGCCTGGACAAAAAGCCCCAGTTTGTAGTCAGCCGGGATTGTTCTTAA
- the prfA gene encoding peptide chain release factor 1 — translation MLEKLQKLEDYFLELEALISDPEIINRQQEWQKYTREHSRLSKTVEVFRNYKIVNQQLIEAQEMQNEKLEEDMALMVKEEVALLSNQKEQLDEQLKILLIPKDPFDEKDVIVEIRAGTGGDEAALFAGELFRMYARYAERRNWKLEILNSSETDIGGFKEIVFMVEGEGAYSCLKYESGVHRVQRVPATESSGRIHTSAATVAVLPEAEEVEVEINPQDLRIDTFCSTGPGGQSVNTTKSAVRITHVPTNIVASCQDEKSQHKNRDKAMKVLRTRLLEVIQNEHDAEMAQNRKSQVGSGDRSERIRTYNFPQGRVTDHRVGLTLHKLDLVLDGDIGEFIEKLAAAEQEELLKRAQ, via the coding sequence ATGTTAGAAAAACTGCAAAAGCTTGAAGATTATTTCCTGGAATTGGAGGCACTTATCAGCGACCCCGAGATAATCAACCGTCAGCAGGAATGGCAAAAGTATACCCGGGAACACTCCCGTTTGAGTAAAACGGTGGAGGTTTTCCGCAATTACAAAATAGTCAACCAACAGCTGATAGAGGCCCAGGAGATGCAGAATGAAAAGCTTGAGGAGGATATGGCCCTTATGGTCAAGGAGGAGGTGGCGCTTCTCTCAAATCAGAAGGAGCAGCTGGATGAGCAGCTGAAAATACTGCTTATTCCAAAGGACCCCTTTGATGAAAAGGATGTTATTGTAGAAATTCGTGCCGGCACCGGTGGGGATGAAGCGGCCCTTTTTGCCGGGGAATTATTCCGTATGTACGCTCGATATGCTGAGCGCCGAAACTGGAAGCTGGAAATCTTAAATTCCAGTGAGACTGATATCGGGGGATTTAAAGAAATTGTTTTCATGGTGGAGGGGGAAGGGGCCTACAGCTGCTTGAAATATGAATCCGGAGTGCATCGTGTGCAGAGGGTTCCTGCCACAGAATCCAGCGGAAGGATCCATACCTCTGCTGCTACGGTGGCGGTTTTGCCCGAAGCAGAAGAGGTGGAGGTGGAAATAAATCCCCAGGACTTGAGAATTGATACCTTCTGTTCCACGGGACCAGGAGGACAGAGCGTGAATACTACTAAATCTGCTGTTCGGATTACCCATGTGCCTACCAATATTGTGGCTTCCTGTCAGGATGAGAAATCCCAACACAAAAACCGGGATAAGGCCATGAAGGTCCTCCGGACCCGACTTTTAGAAGTCATACAGAATGAACATGATGCGGAGATGGCCCAGAACCGGAAGAGCCAGGTAGGTTCCGGTGACCGCAGTGAGAGGATTCGCACCTATAACTTCCCCCAGGGGAGAGTTACTGATCATAGGGTGGGTTTGACCCTGCATAAACTGGACCTGGTTTTAGACGGAGATATTGGTGAGTTTATAGAAAAATTGGCAGCAGCGGAACAGGAGGAACTTTTGAAACGGGCACAGTGA
- a CDS encoding sodium:calcium antiporter: protein MTIWIKFILSMVLIIFAGTRLTRSADLIAERTGLGMMWAGALLLPLATSLPEIATSARSSLIGAPDLALGNIFGSNIFNVVIIALIDLISPGYPVLRQVKVVHILTAGICIAMTSFITVNIMLPTTISIFGIGLESWMILVFYIFGSRLLLRYERRFPVLKDENVSCHHLEGKTLTQGIVVFLISSAIIIFAGIILVDSGKVIADQTGLGETLVGSIFIAISTSLPELVTTVAAARMGLLDMAIGNIFGSNFLNLFIVFIAEIFYSPGPVLKDVSVEHLLTAQISIFLMAVAIIGLIYRSKKQVASLGLDSIAIVITYLITVFLLFSMGITS from the coding sequence TTGACAATTTGGATAAAATTTATTTTGAGCATGGTATTAATAATCTTTGCCGGTACACGGCTGACCAGAAGTGCGGACTTAATCGCTGAAAGAACAGGATTAGGTATGATGTGGGCAGGGGCACTGCTGCTGCCCCTGGCTACTTCACTCCCGGAAATTGCCACCTCTGCCCGTTCCTCCTTGATAGGGGCCCCAGACCTGGCACTGGGGAACATTTTCGGCAGCAATATCTTCAATGTGGTCATTATTGCACTGATAGACCTGATCAGCCCCGGGTACCCTGTTCTGCGTCAGGTAAAGGTAGTTCACATTCTTACAGCGGGAATATGTATTGCCATGACCAGCTTTATTACCGTAAATATTATGCTTCCCACCACTATTTCAATTTTTGGGATCGGTTTGGAAAGCTGGATGATCCTAGTTTTTTATATTTTTGGCTCCCGTCTACTCTTGAGGTATGAAAGGCGTTTTCCGGTTTTGAAGGATGAAAACGTGTCCTGTCATCATCTAGAGGGGAAAACCCTGACTCAGGGGATTGTAGTTTTTCTTATCTCTTCGGCCATAATTATATTTGCAGGAATTATTTTGGTAGACTCAGGAAAAGTGATCGCTGATCAGACAGGGTTGGGGGAAACATTGGTGGGATCCATATTTATTGCTATTTCTACCTCCCTTCCGGAGCTGGTGACTACTGTTGCTGCTGCCCGCATGGGACTCCTGGACATGGCAATCGGCAATATTTTTGGCTCTAATTTTCTAAACCTGTTTATCGTTTTTATAGCAGAAATATTTTATAGTCCCGGTCCCGTTCTTAAAGATGTCAGCGTAGAGCACCTTTTAACCGCCCAAATAAGTATATTTTTAATGGCCGTGGCTATAATAGGCCTTATATATCGTTCCAAGAAACAGGTGGCCAGCCTGGGATTGGACTCAATAGCCATCGTTATAACCTATCTCATTACCGTGTTCCTGCTATTTTCCATGGGAATTACTTCTTGA